The Methanoregula boonei 6A8 genome has a window encoding:
- a CDS encoding 3-oxoacyl-ACP reductase family protein encodes MLNGKVILVTGASRGIGRATAFLAAKNHAQVIVNYQKHADQAESLVSEITALGHSAMAIRADVTCEEEVKEMFRQIREQYGRLDILVNNAGIMKNNLLMMTKIQEYQDVMDVNCKGTFLCTQHAAKIMVRQKAGTIINLASVVGVYGNRGQSAYASSKSFVIGFTKCAAKELGAFNITVNAVAPGFIDTDLTADTRSQVKEDILKNIALGRIGTPDDVAKVIVFLGSDLAGYVSGQVIGVDGCEIM; translated from the coding sequence ATGCTTAACGGTAAAGTGATACTTGTTACCGGCGCAAGCCGGGGAATAGGACGGGCCACAGCCTTTCTTGCTGCAAAAAACCACGCGCAGGTTATTGTGAATTATCAGAAACACGCAGATCAGGCAGAATCCCTGGTCAGTGAAATAACTGCTCTTGGTCATTCTGCCATGGCAATCCGTGCCGATGTGACCTGTGAAGAGGAGGTCAAAGAGATGTTCCGGCAGATCCGGGAACAGTACGGGCGCCTTGATATCCTGGTAAACAATGCGGGCATCATGAAGAACAATCTCCTGATGATGACAAAAATCCAGGAATACCAGGACGTGATGGACGTAAACTGCAAGGGAACGTTCCTGTGCACCCAGCATGCGGCAAAAATAATGGTACGACAAAAGGCCGGAACGATTATCAACCTTGCTTCTGTCGTCGGGGTTTATGGGAACAGGGGCCAGTCAGCATATGCCTCCAGCAAATCTTTTGTAATCGGGTTTACCAAATGCGCTGCTAAAGAGCTGGGGGCGTTCAATATCACGGTCAATGCCGTTGCACCGGGATTTATCGATACGGACCTGACTGCAGATACCAGATCTCAGGTAAAAGAGGATATCCTTAAAAATATTGCACTCGGCCGAATCGGGACACCTGATGATGTGGCTAAGGTAATCGTATTTCTTGGATCGGATCTCGCCGGGTATGTCAGCGGGCAGGTAATCGGGGTGGACGGCTGCGAGATTATGTAA
- a CDS encoding glycosyltransferase: MDENLLTTIPDRLFADLKDKTLLVITPDFPDRDHHYIGSIFVKNQIEPLKKIFRQIIVICPVLFSFRLLPNDRYCKNYTYGNVRVFYPRCFFLPRSLPLPFVSNKQKMSFDFRYSAVRQIIRKENTQFDLIHAHFTWPSAAIAAQIREEFHVPVVTTIHEDSGWLEEEIRMEQPLLVRAWRECDRLIRVNKKDVPLLLRYNTRIISIPNGFGPEFHPMDKQESRRVLCIPAENKIVFSLAPLIERKGFSYLIDAMEQVIKKDPSTLCYIGGEGPEKKNLTEKIRKKGLQKNIFLLGFVPDKQVVRWMNSADLFVLPSLKEGNPTVMFECLGCGTPFIGTDAGGIPEIIQSDDYGYVCEPANPQALAQVLTAALGRAWDRERISQYAQQFSWEAIGRELNEVYRQLIESFPADLYEFKADKP; encoded by the coding sequence ATGGATGAAAATTTATTGACTACAATACCAGATCGACTTTTTGCCGATCTCAAGGATAAAACACTTCTTGTTATCACGCCGGATTTTCCTGATAGGGATCACCACTATATTGGTTCAATTTTTGTGAAAAACCAGATTGAACCACTAAAAAAAATTTTCAGACAAATTATTGTCATCTGCCCGGTCCTGTTCAGTTTCCGGCTGCTGCCCAATGACCGGTACTGCAAAAATTACACATACGGGAATGTCCGGGTCTTTTACCCGCGCTGTTTCTTTCTTCCCCGCAGCCTTCCGCTTCCGTTTGTAAGCAATAAACAAAAAATGTCATTTGATTTCCGGTATTCTGCAGTGAGACAGATTATCCGGAAAGAAAACACGCAGTTTGATCTTATCCATGCCCATTTCACCTGGCCCTCCGCAGCAATTGCCGCGCAGATCAGGGAAGAGTTCCATGTCCCAGTTGTTACAACAATCCATGAGGATTCAGGGTGGCTTGAGGAAGAGATCCGTATGGAGCAGCCACTCCTCGTCAGGGCATGGAGAGAATGCGACAGGTTAATCAGAGTAAATAAGAAAGACGTCCCACTCCTCCTCCGCTACAATACCCGGATTATCTCGATTCCCAATGGCTTTGGGCCGGAATTTCATCCGATGGACAAGCAGGAGTCACGGCGCGTCCTTTGTATTCCGGCGGAGAATAAGATTGTTTTCAGTCTCGCTCCCCTGATCGAGCGCAAGGGTTTTTCCTATCTTATCGATGCCATGGAACAGGTGATAAAAAAAGATCCTTCGACCCTCTGTTATATCGGGGGTGAAGGCCCGGAAAAGAAGAACCTTACAGAAAAGATTCGGAAAAAGGGGCTGCAAAAAAATATTTTTCTTCTCGGGTTTGTCCCGGACAAACAGGTTGTCCGCTGGATGAACAGTGCAGATCTCTTTGTCCTGCCAAGCCTCAAGGAAGGAAATCCGACCGTCATGTTTGAATGCCTCGGATGCGGGACCCCGTTTATCGGGACGGATGCCGGGGGGATCCCGGAAATAATTCAGTCGGACGATTACGGGTACGTATGTGAACCTGCAAATCCGCAAGCCCTGGCACAGGTCCTTACCGCGGCCCTGGGAAGAGCATGGGACCGTGAACGGATCTCTCAATACGCACAACAATTCAGCTGGGAAGCAATCGGACGCGAATTGAACGAGGTGTACAGACAGTTAATTGAATCATTTCCCGCAGATCTTTATGAATTTAAGGCAGATAAACCCTGA
- a CDS encoding glycosyltransferase family 2 protein — protein sequence METNPLVSIIIPVYNAEPYIDECIRSAQKQDYPNTEIIIIDDASTDESVQHIIQYSGITVLKNENNLGECKTCSIGYAHAKGTYLCRLTGDDAFVNSNHISIQVAEMEKKNLDWCYNNISLIGDTTTDAVETYTSWVPLPLKYSPRWFWIFDNLFLKFPNICYLILGLRGPMNTNAVMIRASSYHKYLTWYNQYGTYCDHIIYEGLFLHKLKGRAIHSMGAFWRVHPNQNTQSSRGKEVLKKLRLEMYSENKNFPFWMRIACRFLKRRVQ from the coding sequence ATGGAAACCAATCCGCTCGTCTCAATTATCATCCCGGTTTACAATGCCGAACCCTATATCGATGAATGTATTAGATCGGCACAAAAACAAGACTACCCGAATACAGAGATAATCATAATAGACGATGCAAGCACTGACGAAAGCGTACAGCATATCATTCAATATTCAGGTATAACTGTTTTAAAAAATGAAAACAATCTTGGAGAGTGTAAAACCTGCAGTATTGGATATGCACATGCGAAGGGGACGTATCTTTGCCGGTTGACCGGGGATGATGCGTTTGTTAATTCCAATCACATATCCATTCAGGTCGCCGAAATGGAAAAAAAGAATCTGGACTGGTGTTACAACAACATCAGTCTTATTGGCGACACAACAACGGATGCGGTCGAAACATATACTTCATGGGTTCCCCTGCCCCTAAAATATTCTCCACGATGGTTCTGGATTTTTGATAATCTTTTTCTGAAATTCCCCAATATCTGCTACCTTATCCTGGGGTTACGCGGTCCAATGAATACCAACGCAGTCATGATCCGGGCATCATCATATCACAAATATCTTACCTGGTATAATCAGTACGGGACCTATTGCGATCACATCATCTACGAGGGACTTTTCCTTCATAAATTAAAAGGGCGGGCAATTCATTCCATGGGGGCGTTCTGGCGTGTTCACCCAAACCAGAATACCCAAAGTTCCCGGGGCAAGGAAGTCCTCAAAAAACTGAGGCTGGAGATGTATTCAGAAAATAAGAATTTCCCGTTCTGGATGCGAATTGCATGCAGGTTTTTGAAAAGGAGAGTACAATAG
- a CDS encoding glycosyltransferase family 2 protein, with amino-acid sequence MESPLVCIIILNWNGCQDTLACLRSLKNITYSDYRIILIDNNSSDNSLNEFALHLDPGITFFPLRENLGFAKGCNFGMKYALDSLNPQYILLLNNDTEVEPDFLDKMVKAAQTSGAGMVQALMLKQWDHTIIDSTGHILVWGQVEDRGNREINSGQYTDNRNLIGVSGAAALYRSEMIRQMGMFDESFDSGFEDSEYSWRAYKTGWKTAYSPAAIIYHKRSISVIKRSDVDPLFFQSTWRNYVRPCKMHGTSVQKIQLTINILCSIVKSGVGKWMGRNNVGAHPYIIALREMLKRDIRQK; translated from the coding sequence ATGGAATCCCCTCTTGTCTGTATTATCATCCTGAACTGGAATGGCTGTCAGGATACTCTTGCCTGTCTGCGTTCTCTTAAAAATATCACCTATTCTGACTATCGCATCATTCTTATCGATAATAACTCCTCAGATAATTCCCTCAACGAATTTGCCTTGCATCTTGACCCCGGTATTACCTTTTTCCCCCTCAGGGAGAATCTCGGGTTTGCGAAGGGATGCAACTTTGGCATGAAGTACGCACTGGACTCATTAAATCCGCAGTACATCCTGCTCCTGAATAATGATACCGAGGTAGAACCTGATTTCCTGGATAAAATGGTTAAAGCAGCGCAAACATCTGGAGCAGGTATGGTTCAGGCGTTGATGCTCAAACAATGGGATCATACGATTATCGATAGTACCGGCCATATCCTTGTGTGGGGGCAGGTAGAGGACCGGGGCAACAGGGAAATTAATTCCGGCCAATATACTGACAATCGAAATCTTATCGGAGTGTCCGGAGCAGCTGCATTATATCGGTCTGAGATGATCCGGCAGATGGGGATGTTCGATGAATCATTTGATTCCGGATTCGAGGATAGCGAGTATTCGTGGCGGGCATACAAGACTGGATGGAAAACGGCGTATTCTCCCGCCGCCATCATTTACCATAAAAGGAGTATCTCGGTTATTAAAAGATCTGACGTGGATCCACTTTTTTTTCAATCTACCTGGCGCAATTATGTCCGTCCCTGTAAAATGCATGGGACAAGTGTGCAGAAGATCCAGTTAACAATAAACATTTTATGCAGTATCGTGAAGAGCGGGGTTGGTAAATGGATGGGAAGGAATAACGTGGGCGCCCATCCCTATATCATTGCCCTCAGGGAAATGCTGAAACGCGATATTAGGCAGAAATAA
- the rfbB gene encoding dTDP-glucose 4,6-dehydratase, whose protein sequence is MKILVTGAAGFIGSNFVYYYLSRYPERTIIGLDNLSYAGNLENLSLLSPDQKARFVFEKADITDTVQIKKILSKYPVDGIINFAAETHVDRSIHDPQVFLKTNILGTHVLLDAAKTIWHTKEGGWEDGKKFLQVSTDEVYGTLGPSGYFTETTPLDPHSPYSASKASADLVVKAYHDTYGMPVNITRCSNNYGPWQFPEKLIPLLIQNALLHREIPVYGDGKQIRDWLYVGDHCRAIDLVYESGKTGETYNIGGNNERENIVIIKKILVLLQDMTGDPHINDNLISYVKDRLGHDRRYAIDASKIKRDLHWEHKVPFDEGIERTVRWYLDHREWMANVISGEYTKFYEKNYEDR, encoded by the coding sequence ATGAAAATCCTTGTGACCGGCGCGGCCGGGTTTATCGGGAGCAATTTTGTTTATTATTATCTTTCCCGCTATCCGGAGAGAACGATAATCGGTCTTGATAATCTTTCGTATGCGGGAAATCTGGAAAACCTTTCTTTGTTATCCCCTGATCAAAAGGCGAGATTCGTCTTTGAGAAGGCCGATATTACCGACACCGTTCAGATAAAAAAGATCCTTTCAAAATACCCTGTTGACGGTATCATAAATTTCGCTGCTGAGACCCATGTGGACAGGTCAATTCATGACCCGCAGGTGTTCCTGAAAACAAACATCCTTGGCACTCATGTTCTCCTGGATGCAGCAAAAACTATCTGGCACACAAAAGAAGGCGGCTGGGAAGACGGGAAAAAATTCCTGCAGGTGTCCACGGATGAAGTGTACGGGACACTTGGGCCATCGGGGTACTTTACCGAAACAACGCCCCTGGACCCTCACAGTCCCTATTCCGCGAGTAAAGCCTCTGCCGACCTCGTGGTAAAAGCGTATCACGACACCTATGGAATGCCGGTGAATATTACCCGGTGTTCCAATAATTACGGGCCCTGGCAGTTCCCCGAGAAATTAATCCCTCTCCTGATACAGAACGCCCTTTTGCACCGGGAAATTCCCGTTTATGGCGATGGAAAACAGATCCGTGACTGGCTCTATGTCGGAGATCACTGCCGGGCAATTGATCTGGTATACGAGTCCGGTAAGACCGGGGAGACCTATAATATCGGGGGCAATAACGAACGGGAAAATATTGTCATTATAAAAAAGATTCTTGTCCTGTTACAGGATATGACCGGAGACCCGCACATTAATGATAACTTGATTTCTTATGTGAAAGATCGGCTGGGACATGACCGGAGATACGCGATTGACGCTTCGAAAATCAAAAGGGATCTTCACTGGGAGCATAAGGTTCCCTTCGATGAGGGGATCGAGCGAACGGTCCGGTGGTATCTTGATCACCGGGAATGGATGGCCAATGTCATCTCCGGGGAATACACGAAATTTTATGAGAAAAATTATGAGGATCGTTAA
- the rfbD gene encoding dTDP-4-dehydrorhamnose reductase yields the protein MRVLITGVNGQLGQDIRKVCEQNSIDHIATGSKELNISNVSEVQHFVKKNPVDVIINCAAYNAVDLAETEWKKAYRVNGLGVRNLATAANSLGAVFVHFSTDYVFDGKSRLPYTIADLPRPISRYGMSKLLGETMTRDIADTFILIRTSWVFGKGNDNFPKKIMGWSKNKTELKVVDDQVASPTYTADLAKATLDLILKNARGMYHITNSGYCSRYEWAEFLLAKVGWKGNLVRGSSDEFMSAAQRPAYSVLDNFGTPECLGYSLPDWKDATERFLQDLEAVS from the coding sequence ATGAGAGTCCTTATAACGGGTGTTAATGGCCAGCTTGGGCAGGATATCCGGAAAGTCTGCGAACAAAATTCCATCGACCATATCGCAACCGGCTCAAAAGAACTTAATATCTCCAATGTGTCCGAAGTACAGCACTTTGTGAAAAAGAATCCCGTGGATGTTATTATCAATTGTGCGGCTTATAATGCGGTCGACCTCGCAGAAACCGAATGGAAAAAAGCGTATAGGGTAAACGGGCTGGGGGTGCGAAACCTTGCAACAGCCGCAAATTCTCTGGGTGCAGTATTTGTTCATTTTTCAACCGATTACGTCTTTGACGGGAAATCCCGTCTCCCGTATACCATTGCTGACCTCCCAAGGCCGATAAGCAGGTATGGAATGAGTAAACTTCTTGGGGAGACGATGACCCGGGATATTGCTGATACATTTATCCTTATCAGGACCAGCTGGGTATTTGGAAAAGGAAACGATAATTTCCCCAAAAAAATTATGGGCTGGAGTAAAAACAAGACGGAACTTAAGGTTGTTGACGATCAGGTTGCATCACCGACCTATACCGCGGATCTCGCCAAAGCGACACTGGATTTGATCCTGAAAAATGCAAGGGGAATGTACCATATCACAAATTCCGGCTACTGTTCCCGGTATGAGTGGGCAGAGTTCCTCCTGGCAAAGGTTGGTTGGAAAGGAAATCTTGTCCGGGGTTCATCAGATGAATTCATGAGTGCAGCACAAAGGCCGGCATACTCTGTTCTCGATAACTTTGGAACACCGGAGTGTCTTGGGTATTCCCTTCCTGACTGGAAGGATGCAACAGAGCGGTTCTTACAAGATCTTGAGGCAGTATCATGA
- the rfbC gene encoding dTDP-4-dehydrorhamnose 3,5-epimerase: protein MGKFERVKTKLNDITIIRPTVFKDDRGFFLETYNREEFAEVGITDEFVQDNVSHSAKGVVRGLHYQSKNAQGKLVRVLRGKIFDVVVDIRNGSPTYGHHLGIELDAQDAGMLFVPVGFAHGFMALKDATEVMYKVTDFYSPQYDAGIRWDDPDLRIPWPMKAQEISRPVVSPKDAVLPFLRDIISPFNYAG, encoded by the coding sequence GTGGGGAAATTTGAGAGAGTTAAAACAAAACTCAACGACATAACAATAATCCGGCCCACCGTCTTCAAAGATGATCGCGGTTTTTTCCTTGAGACCTATAACCGGGAAGAATTTGCAGAAGTGGGTATCACTGATGAATTTGTTCAGGATAATGTATCGCACTCGGCAAAAGGAGTTGTACGGGGTCTCCATTACCAGTCAAAAAATGCGCAGGGTAAACTGGTACGGGTGTTGAGGGGAAAAATCTTCGATGTTGTGGTCGATATCCGCAATGGCTCTCCAACCTATGGGCATCATCTCGGTATCGAGCTTGATGCACAGGATGCCGGGATGTTATTTGTCCCGGTTGGTTTTGCCCATGGATTCATGGCCTTAAAAGACGCTACCGAAGTCATGTACAAGGTGACAGATTTTTATTCCCCGCAGTATGATGCAGGTATTCGCTGGGATGATCCCGATCTCCGGATTCCCTGGCCGATGAAGGCACAGGAAATCAGCAGGCCGGTTGTCTCTCCAAAAGATGCAGTGCTTCCTTTCCTCAGGGACATTATATCACCGTTTAACTATGCCGGGTAA
- the rfbA gene encoding glucose-1-phosphate thymidylyltransferase RfbA, whose translation MKGIILAGGFGTRLYPITKAVSKHLLPVYDKPMIYYPLSILMLAGIRDILIISTERDIPLYKDLLGSGKQLGLSFSYAVQEKPGGLAEAFIVGENFIGKDQVALILGDNIFYGQHFSELLRNARKIHDGAVIFGYYVRDPRAYGVVEFDKDGNVISIEEKPSSPKSNYAVPGLYFFDNNVIRIAKTLKPSGRGELEITDVNREYLRMGKLKVQVFGRGMAWMDAGTHESLLESANFIETIQKRQGMYVACLEEIAYRLGYINREQIRDLAKSLGNTDYGRYLVLVADDFVQEPIPER comes from the coding sequence ATGAAAGGCATAATACTCGCTGGTGGATTTGGCACCCGTCTCTATCCGATCACAAAAGCCGTGTCAAAACACCTTCTGCCGGTGTACGATAAACCCATGATTTATTATCCCCTGTCAATCCTTATGCTTGCGGGGATCCGGGATATCCTTATTATTTCCACTGAGCGGGACATCCCCTTGTATAAGGATCTTCTCGGGAGTGGAAAACAACTTGGCCTGTCTTTCTCGTATGCAGTACAGGAAAAACCTGGGGGGCTCGCCGAGGCATTTATTGTCGGTGAAAACTTTATCGGGAAGGATCAGGTTGCGCTGATTCTTGGGGACAATATCTTTTACGGGCAGCACTTTTCAGAGTTACTCCGGAATGCACGGAAAATCCACGACGGGGCCGTGATATTTGGCTACTATGTCCGGGATCCCCGGGCATATGGCGTTGTGGAGTTTGACAAAGACGGCAACGTGATCTCAATCGAGGAAAAACCGTCCAGCCCTAAGTCAAATTATGCTGTCCCCGGCCTGTACTTCTTTGACAATAATGTCATCCGGATCGCAAAAACCTTAAAACCCTCCGGAAGAGGCGAGCTTGAAATTACCGATGTAAACCGGGAATACCTGCGTATGGGTAAATTAAAAGTTCAGGTTTTTGGACGCGGTATGGCCTGGATGGATGCAGGAACCCACGAATCTCTCCTTGAATCGGCGAATTTTATTGAGACCATTCAGAAGAGACAGGGAATGTATGTTGCCTGTCTCGAAGAGATTGCCTATCGTCTTGGATATATAAACCGTGAGCAAATCAGGGATTTGGCAAAGTCGCTTGGCAACACGGATTATGGCCGTTACCTGGTATTAGTTGCCGATGATTTCGTACAGGAACCCATCCCGGAGAGATAA
- a CDS encoding glycosyltransferase family 2 protein, translating to MLMESPRVCIILLNWNGWQDTLACISSLRRITYPNYRIILIDNGSNDNSCDVFASHLDAGICFIPLKENLGFAKGCNFGMKYALENMNPDYILLLNNDTVVEPDFLSKVVQEAEASGAGMAQPLLLRMADHNIIDVSGHKLYWGLMFARGAGEPNKGQYKDSSGLMGVSGACALYKTEMIRQIGILDESYSHGSEDTEYGWRATKAGWKTAFIPSAIVYHRGQVSGKKMLKINPQLINAIYKDSARPCKTHGTRLQKIQFVFLMLYQGTRSVIGKYLGRHEFGCGPHIIAIREMIFG from the coding sequence ATGCTGATGGAATCCCCACGCGTTTGCATTATCCTCCTGAATTGGAATGGCTGGCAGGATACGCTTGCGTGTATCAGTTCTCTACGCCGGATCACCTATCCCAACTATCGCATCATTCTTATCGATAATGGCTCCAACGATAACTCCTGTGACGTCTTTGCCTCGCATCTCGATGCCGGCATTTGTTTTATCCCCCTCAAAGAGAATCTCGGGTTTGCGAAGGGATGCAATTTTGGCATGAAATACGCCTTGGAGAACATGAATCCCGATTATATCCTGCTGCTGAACAATGACACGGTTGTCGAACCGGATTTCTTAAGCAAGGTTGTTCAGGAAGCCGAGGCATCCGGTGCCGGGATGGCTCAGCCATTGCTGTTGAGAATGGCAGATCACAATATAATCGATGTCAGCGGCCACAAACTCTACTGGGGACTCATGTTCGCCCGAGGTGCAGGGGAACCAAACAAAGGGCAGTACAAAGACAGCTCGGGGCTCATGGGAGTATCCGGTGCGTGTGCACTGTATAAAACTGAAATGATCCGACAGATCGGAATATTGGATGAATCCTATTCCCATGGTTCCGAGGACACCGAGTATGGGTGGCGCGCAACGAAAGCCGGGTGGAAAACTGCATTTATTCCATCAGCAATTGTCTACCATAGAGGTCAGGTATCAGGAAAAAAAATGCTGAAAATTAATCCCCAATTGATTAATGCCATATACAAAGATTCTGCCAGACCCTGCAAGACTCACGGAACTAGACTCCAGAAAATACAGTTTGTTTTTTTAATGCTGTACCAGGGAACCAGAAGCGTAATCGGGAAGTACCTGGGGCGGCATGAATTTGGATGCGGACCCCATATTATTGCGATCAGAGAAATGATTTTCGGTTGA
- a CDS encoding glycosyltransferase family protein: protein MHTDAEMKQQIRILLVHLVSMGDCLFVTALARQIKQDYPGCHLTWAISDRCSPVILHNPYIDEIWEIFSEKMRDNFGFVWEQTKKEALARKEKGLYDIIFFTQIIPDNLSNYDGTIRSSTFRNYPNPITVPVSPIICLTEKEIENVRIFAMRYNLQEFDKVILFECSPQSKQSPVNVNFALELSRKIVDGFEDCVILLTSNQKINTGHNRIIDASEITFRENAELSKYCNLLIGCSSGITWLLTSEWAKKIPTIQILNTRSLGFSFASVSYDLSYWGQSTEHIIEITKSEDQYIFNCIKMTLECGVENARNKYNQVLKPDILSLDEIIKSLPYEEKFKNIIKILRNFYNRNKDPLMILIIPYVTAKVFIGYLLNIIKKL, encoded by the coding sequence ATGCACACTGATGCTGAAATGAAACAACAAATAAGGATATTATTAGTACATCTGGTATCAATGGGGGACTGTCTCTTTGTTACCGCATTAGCCCGACAGATAAAACAGGATTATCCTGGTTGCCATCTGACATGGGCTATCAGCGATCGTTGCTCACCGGTTATCCTGCATAATCCGTACATCGATGAAATCTGGGAAATTTTTTCTGAAAAGATGAGAGATAATTTTGGATTTGTATGGGAGCAAACCAAAAAGGAGGCCCTGGCAAGAAAAGAAAAAGGCTTATATGATATTATATTTTTTACCCAAATAATCCCGGATAATTTATCCAATTATGATGGAACTATCCGCTCATCCACATTCCGTAACTATCCAAATCCAATAACTGTCCCGGTATCCCCTATAATATGTCTGACCGAAAAAGAGATTGAAAACGTTAGAATTTTCGCGATGCGATATAATCTGCAGGAATTTGACAAGGTGATCCTCTTTGAGTGCTCCCCCCAAAGTAAACAATCGCCGGTTAATGTGAATTTTGCCCTGGAATTATCCAGAAAAATTGTGGATGGATTTGAAGATTGTGTAATTTTGCTGACGAGTAATCAAAAAATAAATACCGGTCATAATCGAATTATTGATGCTTCTGAAATAACTTTTAGAGAAAATGCAGAATTATCGAAATATTGCAATTTATTAATCGGTTGTTCAAGTGGCATAACCTGGTTATTAACTTCAGAATGGGCAAAAAAAATACCCACAATACAAATTTTGAACACCAGATCTCTGGGTTTTTCATTTGCATCGGTAAGTTATGATTTGAGTTACTGGGGGCAATCAACCGAACATATAATTGAAATCACTAAATCCGAAGATCAGTACATTTTTAACTGCATTAAAATGACCTTGGAATGTGGGGTGGAAAACGCCCGAAATAAGTATAATCAAGTATTAAAACCAGATATTTTATCTCTCGATGAAATAATAAAATCCCTCCCCTATGAAGAAAAATTTAAAAACATTATTAAAATATTACGTAATTTCTATAATCGAAATAAAGATCCGTTAATGATACTTATAATCCCGTATGTGACTGCTAAAGTTTTTATCGGCTATTTATTGAACATTATTAAGAAATTATGA
- a CDS encoding GDP-mannose 4,6-dehydratase gives MKAFIFGANGQDGFYLNQLCVRKKIHVIGVSRSPGNWVQGNVSDFNFVENLIKKEQPDYIFHLAANSSTRHDALFENHETISTGTLNILESVRRHSPKSRVFLAGSGIQFKNNGLPVKETDEFEATSPYSIARIQSVYAARYFRRLGLKVYVGYLFHHESPLRKPTHVSQMIAMAVKRIVQGSSEKITLGDVSVRKEWAFAGDIAEGMFTLISQDKIFEACIGTGKAYSIQDWLEICFNTINKDWAEYVVLKESFLPEYKILVSDPSTIHSLGWLPRTSFEDLCTLMLK, from the coding sequence TTGAAAGCATTTATATTCGGCGCCAATGGTCAGGATGGGTTCTATTTGAACCAACTCTGCGTGAGAAAGAAAATACACGTCATTGGAGTATCAAGGTCACCCGGCAATTGGGTACAAGGTAACGTAAGTGATTTTAATTTTGTCGAAAATCTCATAAAAAAAGAACAGCCGGACTATATCTTTCATTTAGCTGCAAATTCCTCTACCCGGCACGATGCACTTTTCGAAAACCATGAAACTATTTCAACAGGTACCTTAAATATTCTGGAATCTGTCAGGCGCCACAGTCCGAAGAGCCGTGTTTTTCTTGCCGGCAGCGGTATACAGTTTAAAAATAATGGCTTGCCTGTAAAAGAAACAGATGAATTTGAAGCGACCAGTCCATACTCAATTGCCCGCATACAATCTGTATATGCTGCGCGATATTTCCGGAGGTTGGGGTTAAAAGTGTATGTGGGTTATTTATTCCACCATGAAAGCCCGCTTCGGAAGCCAACCCATGTAAGCCAGATGATTGCCATGGCGGTTAAACGGATTGTGCAAGGCAGCAGCGAGAAAATTACACTTGGTGATGTGTCGGTCAGAAAAGAATGGGCATTTGCGGGAGATATTGCGGAAGGAATGTTTACACTGATAAGTCAGGACAAAATATTTGAAGCATGTATCGGGACTGGAAAAGCGTATTCTATCCAGGATTGGCTGGAAATTTGTTTTAATACTATCAATAAAGATTGGGCGGAATATGTAGTTTTAAAGGAATCATTTTTACCAGAGTATAAAATCCTGGTTTCCGATCCATCGACTATTCATTCGTTAGGGTGGCTGCCCCGGACTTCTTTTGAGGATTTATGCACACTGATGCTGAAATGA